ACATCGTATACCTCCAAACGTAAAAAAGACGCTCCTTGCCCAGTACTTGGGTAGGAACGTCTTTGTTCTTGGAAGGATACTACCTGCTCTTTTACAAAGTTGCAAGTGCCTCATCCACTACAGAGAGTGCAGCATCGATATCTTTTTCCTCAACAACCAAGGGGGGAACAAAGCGCAGTACGTCGCTTCCAGCGCTTGCCACCAACACACCCTTGGCAAAACAGGCATCCACGACCTGCCGGGGAGGAACGGTAAGCACCAATCCATTAATAAGACCCTTTCCCCTGACAGAAACGCAAAGGTCGGGATAGCGAACCACCAATTGAGAGAGTTTCTCCCTCAGGTACTCCCCCATCTCCTGGACATGGGAAGTGAAGGCTGGATCGCTGAGACGACGGACCATCTCTCTCACTGCGGCCATTGCCAAGGCATTGCCTCCGAAAGTGGAAGCATGATCTCCGGGAGTGAAGATATGACTTGCCTTCCCCGTGGTGAGCATCGCCCCGCAAGGAACACCACCAGCGAGAGCCTTTGCAGAGGTAAGTACATCGGGTTTCACGTCATAGACCTGATACGCGAAAGGCTTTCCACTGCGGCCCATTCCACACTGTACCTCATCATAGATGAGTAGAAGATTGTGCTCATCACAGAGAGAGCGTAGTCCCTGCAGGAAGGCTGGGTCAGCTGGAACGATACCTCCCTCCCCTTGGATAGGCTCCACGATAATTGCACAGGTTTTGTCTGTAATGAGCGCTTTCACGCTCTCCAGGTTGTTGAACTCTGCATAGCTGAATCCCTGGGGAAGCGGTGCAAAGTTCTTATGGTACTTCTTCTGCCCTGTTGCAGTAATAGCACCGTAGGTCCTCCCATGGAATGAATGCACCATGGAGATGATTTCGCTACGAGGGGTCTCACTCTGGTGCCCGAATTTCCTGGCAAGCTTGAGGGAAGCCTCTGTGGCTTCCG
The sequence above is drawn from the uncultured Sphaerochaeta sp. genome and encodes:
- a CDS encoding aspartate aminotransferase family protein, with translation MSMQETIQTGKQYLLDTYSQVPVVFAGGEGMYLIDEEGKRYLDFVGGIAVNALGYGDPGLSEAINKVVSEGLLHCSNLYYNKVGVEAAKELCSLAGMERVFFCNSGAEATEASLKLARKFGHQSETPRSEIISMVHSFHGRTYGAITATGQKKYHKNFAPLPQGFSYAEFNNLESVKALITDKTCAIIVEPIQGEGGIVPADPAFLQGLRSLCDEHNLLLIYDEVQCGMGRSGKPFAYQVYDVKPDVLTSAKALAGGVPCGAMLTTGKASHIFTPGDHASTFGGNALAMAAVREMVRRLSDPAFTSHVQEMGEYLREKLSQLVVRYPDLCVSVRGKGLINGLVLTVPPRQVVDACFAKGVLVASAGSDVLRFVPPLVVEEKDIDAALSVVDEALATL